The Echinicola rosea genome has a segment encoding these proteins:
- a CDS encoding OmpA family protein, with product MRVAQIVFFFIFISFQALGQDYTSENRRAIKLYQEGEDLSMRRRYDQALEKYADAVNKDEGFLEAYKKWAQLLLNKGAVDESLQVASAGELKSSGRPKFMADFSWLITNIYLKSGDFDAAVKKFSQSQGLYSNQVKSSGSFKSMKHKIAFVEEELTKKKSINKEKLPSPLNEFYLQYFPVLTADSKRLLFTKRDGVERMKHEDIFTSTWDGENWSQPEALAQSINTVHNEGTCTISADGNILIYTSCDAPDSFGSCDLYIAYKVGGKWQEPKNMGEKVNSRYWDSQPSLSADGSILFFSSNRRGGFGGNDIYYTVRQRDNSWSDPVNVGETVNTEYDEVSPFIYFNNELLFFASNGHMGFGGMDLFNSKIVHGAFQEPVNLGYPINDHLDQLALFITAQQDYAYYTENSLKDGALDRSYLYRFAFPDEIDLGERLIVTGGKVRNEKTGEPIVATLSLVDLENDSTLYEFRSEGDSGTFMMIYPDKASSGLYVEKRGFLPRIYNVEKDSLKDIKDMEIGLKPVAPGEEFLFENVFFDFDKADLKPSSKSSLLRLKKFLDENPQVHIVIEGHTDNVGEGSYNLDLSLRRAKSVQRYLLDQGVASGRLAVEGFGDTKPLMSNDTALGRSKNRRIEIVID from the coding sequence ATGAGAGTAGCCCAGATAGTCTTCTTTTTTATTTTTATCAGTTTTCAGGCACTTGGCCAAGATTATACCAGTGAAAACAGGAGAGCAATCAAGCTTTACCAAGAGGGAGAGGATCTTTCCATGCGGAGAAGGTATGACCAAGCTTTGGAAAAATATGCCGATGCGGTAAATAAGGACGAAGGTTTTTTGGAGGCCTATAAAAAATGGGCCCAATTGTTACTGAACAAAGGTGCAGTGGACGAATCCCTTCAGGTGGCCTCTGCAGGAGAACTCAAGAGTAGTGGCCGGCCCAAGTTTATGGCCGATTTTAGCTGGTTGATTACCAATATTTATTTGAAATCCGGTGATTTTGACGCCGCGGTGAAGAAGTTTTCCCAAAGTCAAGGCCTGTATTCCAATCAGGTAAAATCTTCTGGCTCTTTCAAATCGATGAAACACAAAATAGCGTTTGTGGAAGAAGAGTTGACCAAAAAAAAGTCCATAAACAAAGAGAAATTACCGAGTCCCCTGAATGAATTTTATTTGCAGTATTTTCCGGTTTTGACAGCCGATAGCAAGCGGCTGCTTTTCACCAAGCGGGATGGGGTAGAGCGGATGAAGCATGAAGATATTTTTACATCCACTTGGGATGGCGAAAATTGGAGCCAGCCAGAAGCACTCGCCCAATCCATCAATACCGTCCATAATGAAGGTACCTGTACCATTTCGGCGGATGGCAATATTTTGATCTATACCAGCTGCGATGCCCCGGATTCGTTTGGGAGCTGTGACCTATACATTGCCTATAAGGTGGGTGGGAAATGGCAAGAGCCCAAGAATATGGGCGAAAAGGTTAATTCCCGGTACTGGGATTCGCAGCCGTCACTTTCTGCGGATGGAAGCATCCTGTTTTTTTCTTCCAATAGAAGAGGGGGATTTGGAGGAAACGACATTTATTATACTGTTCGCCAAAGGGATAATAGCTGGTCTGATCCGGTCAATGTAGGAGAGACGGTCAATACCGAATACGATGAAGTATCCCCATTTATTTACTTCAACAATGAACTGCTCTTTTTTGCTTCCAATGGTCATATGGGGTTTGGGGGCATGGACTTGTTCAATTCGAAGATTGTCCATGGGGCTTTTCAGGAGCCCGTAAACCTGGGCTATCCCATTAATGATCACTTGGACCAGTTGGCTCTGTTTATCACTGCCCAGCAGGATTATGCCTATTATACCGAAAACAGCCTGAAAGATGGTGCCTTGGACAGGTCATATCTCTATCGCTTTGCTTTTCCTGATGAGATAGATCTTGGAGAGCGCTTGATCGTTACGGGAGGAAAGGTGCGTAATGAAAAGACGGGCGAGCCGATTGTGGCCACCCTTTCCCTGGTGGACTTGGAGAATGACAGCACCTTGTATGAGTTTAGGTCAGAAGGGGATTCGGGGACGTTTATGATGATTTATCCGGACAAAGCTTCCTCAGGCCTTTATGTCGAGAAAAGAGGGTTTTTGCCAAGGATTTATAATGTAGAAAAGGACAGTCTTAAGGATATCAAGGACATGGAAATAGGACTAAAGCCTGTAGCGCCAGGTGAAGAGTTTCTTTTTGAGAATGTTTTCTTCGATTTTGATAAAGCCGATTTAAAACCTTCCTCCAAGAGTTCCCTGTTACGGTTAAAAAAGTTTCTGGATGAAAATCCCCAGGTTCATATTGTAATTGAAGGGCATACCGACAATGTGGGAGAAGGGAGTTATAACCTGGATTTAAGCCTTCGTAGGGCAAAGAGTGTCCAGCGTTATTTACTGGATCAAGGAGTGGCCAGTGGGCGATTGGCCGTCGAGGGATTTGGGGATACCAAGCCCCTTATGTCTAATGATACCGCTTTAGGTAGGTCCAAAAACCGCCGGATTGAGATTGTCATTGATTGA
- a CDS encoding 7-carboxy-7-deazaguanine synthase QueE yields MEIKQAVEKGLKLPVMEAFYTIQGEGTFTGHPAYFIRLGGCDVGCVWCDVKESWEAAKWPVLSVEEIVDGALQYPGRLVVITGGEPLMYDLGPLTALLKERGFTTNIETSGAHPFSGQFDWVCFSPKKFKEPHPSIFEKADELKVIVFHKSDFDFAEKHAKNVLPTCKKLLQPEWSKSDKFTGEIIEYIKNHPNWNISLQTHKFMDIP; encoded by the coding sequence ATGGAAATAAAGCAAGCGGTAGAAAAAGGACTTAAGCTTCCTGTAATGGAAGCTTTTTATACGATCCAAGGAGAAGGGACATTTACGGGACACCCAGCATACTTTATCCGTTTGGGCGGATGTGATGTAGGGTGCGTTTGGTGTGACGTGAAGGAATCGTGGGAAGCAGCAAAATGGCCCGTACTTTCTGTTGAAGAGATTGTGGATGGGGCGCTCCAGTATCCCGGAAGATTAGTGGTGATCACAGGGGGAGAGCCACTGATGTATGATTTGGGGCCGCTTACGGCACTTTTAAAGGAAAGGGGATTTACCACTAATATCGAGACCAGTGGAGCACATCCTTTTTCAGGCCAGTTTGACTGGGTTTGTTTTTCTCCCAAGAAGTTCAAAGAACCTCACCCCAGTATTTTTGAAAAGGCCGATGAACTTAAGGTGATCGTTTTTCATAAAAGCGATTTTGACTTTGCTGAAAAACATGCAAAGAACGTTCTTCCAACCTGCAAAAAGTTGCTCCAGCCTGAATGGAGCAAATCCGACAAGTTTACTGGAGAGATCATTGAGTATATAAAAAATCATCCTAATTGGAATATTTCGCTACAAACTCATAAATTTATGGATATCCCATAA
- a CDS encoding bifunctional 5,10-methylenetetrahydrofolate dehydrogenase/5,10-methenyltetrahydrofolate cyclohydrolase gives MPTIIDGKKTSADIKNEIAARVKEIKAEGGKIPHLAAVLVGNDGASQTYVGAKVKACEFVGFESTLVRLEDNVSEEELLKTVEDINENPDIDGLIVQLPLPKHISVEKVTAKIKPEKDVDGFTPANVGRMALNWPTYVAATPYGIVELLKRYEIDTSGKHCVVIGRSHIVGSPMSILMARNDYPGNSTVTLTHSRTKNLKEIAKTADILIVAIGKPEFVTADMVKEGAVVVDVGIHRIEDASKKNGFRLIGDVKFDEVSEKSSAITPVPGGVGPMTIASLLYNTLLSAERKVYP, from the coding sequence ATGCCAACAATAATAGACGGAAAAAAGACATCAGCTGATATCAAGAATGAAATTGCAGCCCGTGTAAAGGAAATCAAAGCCGAGGGAGGTAAGATCCCGCATTTGGCTGCGGTGTTGGTGGGAAATGATGGGGCCAGCCAGACCTATGTGGGAGCTAAGGTAAAGGCCTGTGAGTTTGTAGGGTTTGAATCGACTTTGGTGAGGCTGGAGGATAATGTGTCCGAAGAGGAGTTGCTCAAAACCGTGGAAGATATTAATGAAAATCCGGATATTGATGGATTGATCGTTCAGTTGCCGCTTCCGAAGCATATCTCCGTGGAGAAGGTGACGGCCAAGATCAAGCCTGAAAAGGATGTGGACGGGTTTACTCCGGCCAATGTCGGGCGTATGGCATTGAACTGGCCTACTTACGTGGCCGCTACCCCTTATGGGATCGTGGAGTTGCTGAAGCGCTATGAGATTGATACTTCTGGAAAGCACTGTGTGGTGATTGGTAGAAGCCACATTGTTGGGTCTCCGATGAGCATATTGATGGCCAGGAATGATTACCCAGGTAATAGCACGGTTACCTTGACACATAGCAGGACCAAGAACCTAAAGGAGATCGCAAAAACCGCTGATATCCTGATTGTGGCCATCGGTAAGCCGGAGTTTGTAACGGCAGATATGGTGAAAGAGGGAGCTGTGGTCGTGGATGTAGGGATCCATAGGATTGAAGATGCTTCCAAAAAAAATGGCTTTAGGCTTATTGGAGATGTGAAATTTGATGAAGTGTCAGAAAAGTCCTCAGCCATTACGCCAGTGCCAGGCGGAGTCGGTCCAATGACCATCGCCTCATTGCTGTACAATACACTGCTTTCGGCAGAGCGGAAGGTTTATCCGTAA
- a CDS encoding four helix bundle protein, with protein MVFCSKLPKTREYNAYANQLIRCSSSVGANYRAAQRAKSTADFLNKLK; from the coding sequence ATGGTTTTTTGTTCTAAACTTCCAAAAACCAGGGAGTATAATGCGTACGCAAATCAGTTGATAAGATGCTCTAGTTCGGTAGGAGCCAATTACAGGGCTGCTCAACGAGCAAAATCTACCGCTGATTTTCTGAATAAATTAAAATAG
- the lepA gene encoding translation elongation factor 4, with translation MDMQKIRNFCIIAHIDHGKSTLADRLLQFTNTVTEREMQDQLLDNMDLERERGITIKSHAIQMKYTYQEEEYTLNLIDTPGHVDFSYEVSRSIAACEGALLIVDASQGVEAQTISNLYLAMEHDLEIIPVLNKIDLPGAEPEVVADEVIDLIGCDREDIILASGKEGTGIEDILNAVVEKIPAPKGNADEPLQAMIFDSVYNPFRGVEVLFRVFNGTINKGDKIKFVNTGREYDADEIGVLGIVQHPQNTISAGNVGYLISGIKVAKEVKVGDTITHIKRPCANAIKGFENVKPMVFAGIYPVDTTEFEELRASMEKLQLNDASLVWEPETSAALGFGFRCGFLGMLHMEIIQERLEREFGMTVITTVPSVQFKALMNDDTFKLINAPSDMPDPNLFKHIEEPYVHASIITKSDYVGPVIQLCMEKRGQIKNQVYLTADRVELIFDMPLAEIVFDFFDKLKTISRGYASLDYDLRDNKASKMVRLDVMLNGEVVDALSAVVHRDKAYEWGKRLCEKLKELVPRQMFEIAIQAAIGTKIIARETVKAMRKNVLAKCYGGDISRKRKLLDKQKKGKKRMRQVGNVEVPQEAFMAVLKLD, from the coding sequence ATGGATATGCAAAAAATAAGAAACTTCTGTATCATTGCCCATATTGATCATGGGAAGAGTACGTTGGCCGACCGTCTTCTGCAATTTACCAATACGGTAACTGAAAGGGAGATGCAGGATCAATTGTTGGATAATATGGATCTCGAGCGTGAGCGGGGAATTACCATTAAGTCTCATGCGATCCAAATGAAATATACCTATCAGGAAGAGGAATATACGTTGAATTTGATCGATACGCCCGGGCACGTGGATTTCTCCTACGAAGTGTCCCGATCCATAGCTGCTTGTGAAGGGGCTTTGCTGATCGTAGATGCTTCACAAGGGGTGGAAGCGCAGACGATTTCCAATCTTTACCTAGCAATGGAGCATGATTTGGAGATTATTCCTGTGCTGAATAAAATCGATCTTCCGGGTGCCGAGCCAGAAGTGGTCGCCGATGAGGTGATAGACCTTATTGGATGTGACCGGGAGGATATTATTTTAGCCTCCGGCAAAGAAGGCACTGGAATCGAGGATATCCTGAATGCTGTAGTGGAGAAGATTCCAGCTCCTAAGGGGAATGCAGACGAGCCGTTACAGGCCATGATATTTGATTCCGTGTATAATCCTTTTAGGGGTGTGGAGGTGCTTTTCCGTGTGTTTAACGGAACCATTAACAAAGGAGATAAAATTAAATTCGTCAATACAGGCAGGGAATACGATGCCGATGAAATCGGCGTCCTTGGTATTGTCCAGCATCCACAGAATACCATCAGTGCAGGAAATGTGGGGTACCTGATTTCTGGTATCAAAGTGGCCAAAGAGGTAAAAGTGGGGGATACCATCACGCATATCAAACGGCCATGCGCCAATGCCATCAAAGGATTTGAGAATGTAAAACCGATGGTTTTTGCGGGGATTTATCCTGTAGATACCACGGAGTTTGAAGAATTGAGGGCATCCATGGAGAAGCTCCAGCTAAATGATGCCTCCTTGGTTTGGGAACCAGAGACTTCCGCTGCCTTGGGCTTTGGCTTTCGTTGTGGGTTTTTGGGAATGCTGCACATGGAAATTATCCAAGAACGCCTGGAGCGTGAGTTTGGTATGACGGTGATCACGACGGTACCTTCCGTTCAATTCAAGGCATTGATGAACGATGATACCTTCAAATTGATCAATGCCCCATCCGACATGCCGGATCCGAATCTTTTCAAGCATATCGAGGAACCCTATGTACATGCATCGATCATTACCAAGTCCGATTATGTCGGGCCAGTGATCCAGTTGTGTATGGAAAAACGGGGACAGATCAAAAACCAAGTTTACCTGACAGCTGATAGGGTGGAGCTGATCTTTGACATGCCTTTGGCAGAGATTGTTTTTGATTTCTTTGATAAGCTAAAGACCATTTCCAGAGGATATGCTTCGTTGGATTATGATCTGCGTGACAATAAAGCTTCCAAAATGGTGCGATTGGATGTCATGCTCAACGGGGAAGTGGTGGATGCGTTGTCGGCGGTGGTCCATAGGGACAAAGCCTATGAATGGGGCAAAAGGCTCTGTGAGAAGCTGAAAGAATTGGTGCCTCGACAGATGTTTGAGATTGCAATCCAAGCAGCCATAGGAACGAAAATCATCGCCAGGGAAACGGTGAAAGCCATGCGCAAAAACGTACTGGCCAAGTGTTATGGGGGTGATATTTCACGTAAGCGTAAGTTGCTTGACAAGCAGAAGAAAGGTAAGAAACGTATGAGGCAAGTGGGGAATGTGGAAGTGCCTCAGGAGGCATTTATGGCAGTGCTTAAGCTGGATTAA
- a CDS encoding DUF4924 family protein yields the protein MKQLAEKKKKQNIGEYIVYMYQMEDLLRSYQFDMDEVRQYVVSHYPVSEEEKSATTDWFGELAEKMEDEGIKDAGHLASTQKEVQRLAEIHWDLLKRDKEYFAIYHEAKPHVIESIMSAEGQDIGHEIQICINGVYGLLLCRLTGKKLSSEQENAAKAFGKVLSYLNLAYMDS from the coding sequence ATGAAACAACTGGCAGAAAAGAAAAAAAAACAAAATATCGGCGAATATATCGTTTACATGTACCAAATGGAGGACCTGCTCCGCTCCTATCAATTCGATATGGATGAAGTCCGTCAGTACGTCGTCTCCCATTACCCTGTATCTGAAGAGGAAAAAAGTGCCACTACAGACTGGTTTGGTGAATTGGCAGAGAAAATGGAAGATGAAGGCATCAAAGACGCTGGGCATCTAGCATCCACACAAAAGGAAGTGCAAAGGTTAGCCGAGATCCATTGGGACTTGTTAAAAAGAGACAAGGAATATTTTGCCATTTACCATGAAGCAAAGCCCCACGTCATCGAGTCGATCATGTCTGCGGAAGGACAGGACATCGGTCATGAAATCCAAATCTGCATAAATGGGGTTTATGGACTTCTGCTATGCCGGCTAACAGGCAAAAAGCTCAGCTCCGAGCAAGAAAATGCAGCAAAAGCTTTTGGCAAGGTATTGAGCTATCTTAACCTTGCCTACATGGACAGCTGA
- a CDS encoding AAA domain-containing protein: MSKIQEELKITLQLLRKEWKEDLEQYRLKTLSASIADKQKEGICWYPVQVMKTKVGLGDRLIVEVERADSRLSHGFQSGKTVSLFSNFSEGVPSRTNGVVNLVKKNTMVITLMGNEWPDWLHDGKLGVDLHFDEASYREMDYAMQQVIKAGGGRLGQLRDVLLGQDAASFSAGLPLALEASHLNHSQEEAVKNVLAAQDVALVHGPPGTGKTTTMVQAIQETLQQHRQVMVCAPSNAAVDLLVEKLLAKGISTLRIGHPARVDDQILEQTLDAKVAKHSGFKDLKKLRKDAEEYRALGRKYKRNFGVEERQQRKRLFAEASKVKEAARHLEDYIFYDVFQQNQVIATTLVGANHTALKGMEFPVVFIDEAAQGLEPATWIPVMKAKKIVMAGDHCQLPPTIKSYEASQEGLGKTLFEKVIECQPAASWMLKVQYRMPELIMRFSSEYFYHGHLEAAALTDAHCLNKEEPVMEFIDTAGSGFGEHLEKDSLSKLNTEEGSFGLGLLEKLVERIGVGSFQEQRFNIGIISPYKAQVKKLRELMEEGAGYEGLRQLSDAVTIGTIDGFQGQERDVVLISLVRSNEEGEIGFLADTRRMNVALTRAKRKLMVIGDSGTLSSHPFYQQFLDFVSENGLYKSVYEYMELGD, from the coding sequence ATGTCGAAAATACAGGAAGAATTAAAAATAACTTTACAACTTTTAAGGAAAGAGTGGAAAGAAGACTTGGAGCAGTACCGGCTCAAGACGCTCAGTGCTTCTATCGCCGATAAGCAGAAAGAAGGGATTTGCTGGTATCCCGTACAGGTGATGAAGACCAAAGTAGGACTGGGAGATCGGTTGATCGTAGAGGTAGAAAGAGCAGATAGCCGGCTTTCGCATGGTTTTCAGTCCGGAAAGACGGTCTCCTTGTTTTCTAATTTTTCGGAGGGGGTGCCCTCACGGACAAATGGCGTGGTCAATTTGGTAAAGAAAAACACCATGGTCATTACCTTGATGGGGAATGAATGGCCGGACTGGCTGCATGATGGTAAATTGGGGGTTGACTTGCATTTCGATGAGGCAAGTTATCGCGAAATGGACTATGCGATGCAGCAGGTGATCAAGGCAGGAGGCGGAAGGCTTGGACAGCTAAGGGATGTCCTGTTGGGACAGGATGCGGCTTCATTTTCTGCTGGATTACCCTTGGCTTTGGAGGCCTCTCATCTGAATCACAGTCAGGAGGAAGCGGTAAAAAACGTGCTGGCAGCGCAAGACGTAGCCTTGGTACACGGTCCTCCAGGCACTGGCAAGACGACTACGATGGTGCAGGCGATCCAAGAAACGCTCCAGCAGCATCGTCAGGTGATGGTCTGTGCGCCCAGTAATGCCGCAGTAGATCTGTTGGTGGAAAAGCTCTTGGCAAAGGGTATTTCGACCTTGCGAATAGGGCATCCGGCAAGAGTGGATGATCAAATACTCGAGCAGACGCTGGATGCTAAGGTAGCAAAGCACAGTGGTTTTAAGGATTTAAAGAAATTGCGGAAGGATGCTGAGGAGTACCGTGCCTTGGGAAGGAAGTACAAGCGGAATTTTGGAGTGGAGGAACGTCAGCAACGAAAGCGATTGTTTGCTGAAGCATCAAAGGTTAAAGAGGCCGCTAGGCATTTGGAAGATTATATCTTTTATGATGTTTTTCAGCAAAACCAAGTGATCGCTACCACGCTTGTAGGGGCCAATCATACTGCTCTGAAAGGAATGGAATTTCCGGTGGTGTTTATCGATGAAGCTGCGCAAGGCCTAGAGCCAGCCACTTGGATACCGGTCATGAAGGCAAAAAAAATAGTGATGGCCGGAGATCATTGCCAACTCCCACCGACCATAAAATCGTATGAGGCAAGTCAGGAAGGGTTAGGCAAAACATTGTTTGAAAAAGTCATCGAATGTCAGCCGGCTGCCAGTTGGATGCTTAAGGTGCAATACCGTATGCCTGAGCTGATCATGCGGTTTTCAAGTGAATATTTCTATCATGGGCACCTGGAAGCGGCAGCATTGACTGATGCCCATTGCTTGAACAAAGAAGAACCGGTGATGGAGTTCATCGATACGGCCGGCAGTGGTTTTGGAGAACACCTGGAAAAGGATTCATTAAGTAAGCTGAATACCGAAGAGGGCAGTTTTGGTTTGGGGCTGCTGGAGAAACTGGTCGAGCGAATTGGTGTGGGGAGTTTTCAGGAACAGCGGTTCAACATTGGGATCATTTCACCCTACAAAGCCCAAGTGAAAAAGTTGAGGGAATTGATGGAAGAGGGGGCAGGGTATGAAGGGCTGAGGCAGCTCTCCGATGCGGTGACCATTGGTACCATAGATGGTTTCCAAGGCCAAGAGCGGGACGTGGTCTTGATCAGCTTGGTACGGTCAAATGAAGAGGGGGAAATCGGCTTTTTGGCAGATACCAGAAGGATGAATGTCGCCCTTACCAGGGCCAAGCGGAAATTGATGGTGATTGGGGATAGTGGTACATTAAGCAGTCATCCTTTTTACCAACAGTTTTTGGACTTTGTATCTGAGAACGGGCTTTATAAGAGTGTTTATGAGTACATGGAGTTGGGGGATTGA
- a CDS encoding acyl carrier protein phosphodiesterase has protein sequence MNFLAHAYLSFDHPKVLLGNFIGDFVRGNLKEQFDPGIALGIHLHREIDHFTDTHPVVKEAQKMLKPTYKRYSLVITDVYFDYFLSKYWNEYDDRSIQEFSQQVYAIIDKNKEKLPKSFLQLFHHMKKGDWLVAYGTMDGMKSTLTGISKLTTFDSKMGSAHLFLQQHEKALKGYFDRFFPDLITFSKYKLEELRKEYDSL, from the coding sequence TTGAACTTTTTAGCACACGCATATCTGTCATTTGACCACCCTAAGGTTTTGCTCGGAAACTTTATCGGAGATTTTGTACGTGGCAATCTGAAGGAACAGTTTGATCCGGGGATCGCTCTGGGCATCCATCTTCATCGTGAAATAGACCACTTTACCGATACCCATCCAGTGGTCAAAGAAGCCCAGAAAATGTTAAAACCCACCTACAAACGCTATTCCCTGGTGATTACAGATGTTTATTTTGATTATTTTTTGAGCAAATACTGGAATGAATACGATGATAGAAGCATTCAGGAATTTTCGCAGCAAGTATATGCCATCATAGATAAAAACAAGGAAAAACTTCCCAAGAGCTTTCTCCAGCTCTTTCACCATATGAAAAAGGGAGACTGGCTCGTGGCATACGGAACCATGGACGGTATGAAATCCACCTTGACAGGCATCTCCAAACTTACTACTTTTGACTCCAAAATGGGATCTGCCCACCTGTTTCTCCAACAACATGAGAAAGCACTGAAGGGGTATTTTGATCGCTTCTTCCCTGATTTGATCACGTTCTCCAAGTACAAGCTGGAGGAACTAAGAAAAGAATATGATTCACTGTAA
- a CDS encoding M42 family metallopeptidase, which yields MSINTGLLKQVCEVAGAPGFEKRIRDLVIKEVTPLVDEVKVDNIGNVIAIKKGSKNPDGKRVMVAAHMDEIGFMVTHIDDNGFLRFHTLGGFDPKTLTAQRVIVHGKKDLVGVMGSKPIHVMTPEERNKLPKTTDYFIDLGMPKDEVEKYVQVGNSVTRDRELIEMGDCVNCKSIDNRVAVFILIEALKTIKNPPYDVYATFTVQEEVGLRGANVAAHGVNPDFGIALDTTIAFDVPGASPHEKVTELGKGTAIKVMDAMTICDYRMVDFMKKTADSNQIKWQPEILTAGGTDTAGVQRMGKQGAIAGAISIPTRHMHQVIEMANKKDIAASIKLLNACLENLDQYDWKH from the coding sequence ATGAGTATCAATACTGGACTGTTAAAGCAAGTTTGTGAGGTGGCCGGTGCGCCTGGTTTTGAAAAAAGGATCAGAGACTTGGTCATTAAGGAAGTGACGCCTCTGGTAGATGAGGTGAAAGTAGATAATATAGGCAATGTCATTGCGATCAAAAAAGGAAGTAAAAATCCTGATGGGAAGCGCGTGATGGTAGCGGCACATATGGATGAGATTGGATTTATGGTTACGCACATCGATGACAATGGTTTTTTGAGGTTTCACACCTTGGGTGGGTTTGACCCGAAGACGCTGACTGCCCAAAGGGTAATTGTGCATGGTAAGAAAGATTTGGTCGGGGTAATGGGCAGCAAGCCGATCCATGTGATGACGCCGGAGGAGCGAAACAAACTTCCCAAGACTACTGATTATTTTATTGATTTGGGGATGCCAAAGGATGAGGTGGAGAAGTATGTCCAAGTGGGGAATTCGGTGACAAGAGACCGTGAGCTGATCGAAATGGGGGACTGTGTAAACTGTAAGTCCATCGATAACCGGGTAGCTGTTTTTATTTTGATAGAGGCGTTGAAAACCATAAAAAACCCTCCTTATGATGTTTATGCCACTTTTACCGTCCAAGAAGAAGTAGGGCTTCGAGGTGCCAATGTGGCCGCCCATGGTGTCAATCCGGATTTTGGGATAGCCCTTGATACGACTATCGCATTTGATGTACCGGGAGCTTCTCCACATGAGAAGGTGACAGAACTCGGAAAGGGGACTGCCATCAAAGTAATGGATGCCATGACCATCTGTGATTATCGAATGGTAGATTTTATGAAAAAGACCGCTGACAGCAACCAAATCAAGTGGCAGCCGGAAATCCTTACTGCCGGAGGTACGGATACCGCAGGGGTACAGCGAATGGGCAAGCAAGGCGCTATCGCTGGAGCTATATCCATTCCTACACGGCACATGCACCAAGTCATCGAAATGGCCAATAAAAAGGATATTGCCGCTAGTATAAAGCTCCTAAATGCCTGTCTGGAAAACCTTGACCAATACGACTGGAAGCATTGA